A region from the Triticum urartu cultivar G1812 chromosome 1, Tu2.1, whole genome shotgun sequence genome encodes:
- the LOC125533547 gene encoding heavy metal-associated isoprenylated plant protein 44-like: MADLVSDVLLSFFCCCFYPPGGHHDTRHYRGHPAGRSSAHRHHHGAAGRTVASRSRPALSLQTVELKVWMCCDGCERAVMQSLVNLRGVDSVEVDAGTGKVRVTGYVERGKVLREVRRRSGKKADFWPSGGTPLRFASPGGCFGGSEPYRDTYSYHRRGYGDGGDRHGRARRPARGGDAVSNMFNDDDVNACAIM; this comes from the exons ATGGCGGACCTGGTCTCCGACGTGCTCCTGTCCTTCTTCTGCTGCTGCTTCTACCCTCCCGGGGGGCACCACGACACGCGACACTACCGCGGCCACCCGGCGGGCAGAAGCTCCGCGCATCGTCACCACCACGGCGCCGCGGGTCGTACGGTGGCCAGTCGGAGCAGACCGGCCCTGTCTCTCCAG ACGGTGGAGCTCAAGGTCTGGATGTGCTGCGACGGCTGTGAGCGAGCCGTGATGCAGTCTCTCGTGAACCTCCGAGGAGTGGACAGCGTGGAGGTGGACGCCGGGACGGGGAAGGTGAGGGTGACGGGGTACGTGGAGCGGGGAAAGGTGCTGCGGGAGGTACGCCGCCGGAGCGGGAAGAAGGCGGACTTCTGGCCGAGCGGCGGCACGCCGCTGCGCTTCGCGTCTCCCGGGGGCTGCTTCGGCGGCAGCGAGCCGTACCGCGACACCTACAGCTACCACCGACGCGGCTACGGTGATGGTGGTGATCGTCACGGCCGCGCCCGCAGGCCTGCTCGTGGCGGCGACGCCGTCAGCAACATGTTCAACGACGATGATGTCAACGCGTGCGCGATCATGTGA